The Nitrosospira multiformis ATCC 25196 region TGGAAATCCGTGCACGTCTCGAGCATCAGGTGGAGCTGATACTGGATAGCGGCGCCTGCGGCCTGGAGATGAGCACGGTGGTTGATCTGACCGGGGATACGCCTGTGGTAGTCCGGCAAGGCAAAGGTAGCCTCGCACCCTTTGGAATGCCGAATGGATAGCATTATCCAGAGCATAGCCATTTATGCGCTTCCGGTCATTTTTGCCATCACGCTGCATGAAGCTGCACACGGTTATGTGGCCAAGCATTTCGGCGATCTCACCGCCTATACGCAGGGGCGCGTCAGCCTTAATCCCATACGCCATATCGACCCGCTGGGGACCATCGTTCTGCCGATCGTGACGATGCTGCTCGGGGGAATCCTGTTCGGCTGGGCCAAGCCGGTGCCAGTCAACTTCTCCGCGTTGCGCAATCCCAAGCAGGACATGATGTGGGTGGCACTCGCCGGGCCGGGCGCCAATCTCTTCATGGCAATACTTTGGGGATTCGTCATCAAGTTTGCTCTCGGGTTGCCACAGGACGGACTGGCCGAACCCCTGATATTGATGGGTGAGGCAGGAATCAAAATCAACGTCGTGCTGATGGTGCTGAATCTCTTGCCTCTGCCACCGCTCGATGGAGGCCGGGTTGCGGTAAGCCTGCTGCCGCCCCGCCTGGCCTATAATTTTTCGAAGATCGAGCCTTACGGCTTCATGATCCTTTTGTTTCTGCTGGCGACGGGCGTACTCGGGGCTGTTATGGGACCGCTGATTGCAATCACGATCCATTTGATGGCGTTGTTT contains the following coding sequences:
- a CDS encoding site-2 protease family protein, whose amino-acid sequence is MDSIIQSIAIYALPVIFAITLHEAAHGYVAKHFGDLTAYTQGRVSLNPIRHIDPLGTIVLPIVTMLLGGILFGWAKPVPVNFSALRNPKQDMMWVALAGPGANLFMAILWGFVIKFALGLPQDGLAEPLILMGEAGIKINVVLMVLNLLPLPPLDGGRVAVSLLPPRLAYNFSKIEPYGFMILLFLLATGVLGAVMGPLIAITIHLMALFFGFATY